CTGCTGCAGCAATCCCCGCTGATTATCTGAATGGAATCAGCCGATACGTTCAAGGAATGCTTTTGCTTTAACACACAAAAAGACATAACAGGTCCTATATGTTTTGTTGTCACAAATAGAAGCCGACTTTGTTTTTCTTTTACTTTTTTTACCAAATTGCCTCTGCAGAGATATATGCCTAAGAAAAATAAGGACAAGAACCCTAAATATAGGATTATAAATGTCCGCAATTGAAAATGAACGCGTAAAGATTTTTCTGAATCTTTACTCCACATACCAGCATCGGATTTATGGATTTATTATGTCCATTGTCGGGGATTGGGATCAGGCGGACGATATCCTTCAGGAAACCATGAGTGTGCTGTGGAATAAGTTTGAACAATACACTCCGGGAACAGATTTTCTGTCCTGGGCTCTGAAAGTCGCCCACTTCCAGGTGCTTTCGCATATCAAAAAGCAAAAGATTCAAAACAAGTATTTCAGCCGCAAGACCATCGAAAACATCAGCGAAATTGCCGCTTCTTTGTCGGGCGATACGGATGAATCTCTCAAGGCCCTTCGTCAGTGCATCAAAAAAATGTCGGAGCGCAGCCGGCAGCTTCTGGCTTTGCGTTATGAAGACGGCGCAACCATCCAGAAGATTGCCCAGCGGATTCAGGAAAGCGTCAACAGTCTCTACAAGGAATACCAGCGGATTCACCAACAGCTCTTTCAGTGCATCCGCAGGCAGATGGGGTGGGACGCTGAACGATGAAAAACGCTCGAGATATCCAGAGAATGTTTGAACTGCTGGACGCCGTCCGGGAAGGCACAATCCGTCCCGAAGAAGTGGAGGAATTGGACCGCATTTTAGCCGAGGACAAAAAGGCCTGCCGGTTCTACTACGAGTATTTCAATATGTGTGCCCTTCTGCGAAGCGGCAAGGCCTTTGAACCGAACTTGTCCGGACTGCCGCAAGCGGGCGATTCCCTGCACAATATGGCTTTTTGGAAGGCCATGGCCCGCGAAGAGGAAACGGCCCCGGGCATTGAACGGCCCGCCGAACCGAAAGAAACTATTGAACCCCAACCGAAAACAGGACCAGGCCGGATTCCCGTCCGGGTCAGTCGCTTCTCTATCATCTCCCTGGCGCTGTCGGCCGCCGCTCTGTTTTTTCTGATTGGATATGCGCACATTGTTTCTCTGAAACGCGGCATTGAAGTCGCCACATTAACAGACAGTATCAAGGCGGTCTGGGCAGATCCGACTCTGTCGCTTCGCAATTCTTCCCGGCTGTCCACGCATCAGCGTCTGGTTTTGTCCAAAGGAATCGCTGCCCTGAAAACAGACCAGGGTGTCTCACTGACTATTGAGGGGCCGGCGGAATTTGAGATGAAATCAGGCCATGAGATTCTGCTGACCTACGGGCGGCTTTATGTGCAGGTCTCTGCAGAAGGGATTGGCTTTACGGTCGAG
This window of the Anaerohalosphaeraceae bacterium genome carries:
- a CDS encoding sigma-70 family RNA polymerase sigma factor codes for the protein MSAIENERVKIFLNLYSTYQHRIYGFIMSIVGDWDQADDILQETMSVLWNKFEQYTPGTDFLSWALKVAHFQVLSHIKKQKIQNKYFSRKTIENISEIAASLSGDTDESLKALRQCIKKMSERSRQLLALRYEDGATIQKIAQRIQESVNSLYKEYQRIHQQLFQCIRRQMGWDAER